From one Sesamum indicum cultivar Zhongzhi No. 13 linkage group LG13, S_indicum_v1.0, whole genome shotgun sequence genomic stretch:
- the LOC105175971 gene encoding protein DJ-1 homolog D, whose translation MAGQKRVLLLCGDYVEDYEVMVPFQALLAYGLSVDAVCPGKKAGDICRTAIHDSLGHQTYSESRGHNFALNATFDEVDASKYDGLVIPGGRAPEYLAMNGSVIDLVKKFEDLRKPIASICHGQLILAAAGSVKGRKCTAYPAVKPALIAAGAHWVEPESMAFCTSDGNLITGATYEGHPEFIRLFIKALGAKISGSGKRVLFLCGDYMEDYEVMVPFQSLQALECHVDAICPGKKTGDLCPTAVHDFEGDQTYSEKPGHNFTLTADFEGVDASSYDGLVIPGGRAPEYLALDEKVIQLVKEFMESAKPVASICHGQQILSAAGVLKGKKCTAYPAVKLNVVLAGATWLEPDPIHRCFTDGNLVTGAAWPGHPEFVAQFMALLGLSVSF comes from the exons atggcaGGCCAGAAAAGGGTCCTCTTGTTGTGCGGAGACTATGTCGAGGATTACGAG GTGATGGTTCCATTCCAAGCGCTGTTGGCATATGGGCTGTCAGTCGACGCAGTTTGCCCTGGAAAGAAAGCCGGTGACATATGTCGGACTGCAATCCATGACTCTCTTGGCCACCAG ACATATTCTGAGTCCAGGGGACATAATTTTGCGCTCAATGCAACTTTCGACGAAGTAGATGCCAGCAAATATGATGGACTGGTCATACCAGGAGGACGTGCTCCTGAATATCTTGCAATGAATGGATCTGTTATAGATTTGGTTAAGAAATTTGAAGACTTGAGAAAGCCAATTGCATCTATCTGCCACGGACAATTGATTTTGGCTGCGGCTGGTTCAGTTAAAGGCCGGAAGTGTACTGCTTATCCTGCTGTTAAACCTGCACTCATTGCTGCAGGTGCTCATTGGGTAGAACCGGAGAGCATGGCCTTCTGCACCAGTGATGGGAACCTCATAACTGGGGCTACGTATGAAGGACATCCAGAGTTCATTCGGCTTTTTATCAAGGCACTCGGAGCCAAGATATCTGGTTCTGGCAAGCGAGTTCTGTTCCTCTGTGGG GACTACATGGAAGACTATGAGGTGATGGTTCCATTTCAGTCTCTTCAAGCTCTTGAGTGTCATGTTGATGCCATTTGCCCAGGAAAAAAAACGGGTGATTTATGCCCCACAGCTGTTCATGACTTTGAAGGTGACCAGACCTATAGCGAGAAGCCAGGCCACAATTTTACCCTAACTGCTGATTTTGAAGGTGTGGATGCCTCAAGCTATGATGGACTGGTGATACCTGGGGGTCGTGCGCCGGAGTACTTGGCATTGGATGAGAAGGTTATTCAGTTGGTAAAGGAATTTATGGAATCAGCCAAGCCGGTAGCTTCCATCTGCCATGGACAACAGATTTTATCTGCTGCTGGTGTTTTGAAG GGCAAGAAGTGTACTGCATACCCTGCTGTGAAACTTAACGTTGTTCTTGCTGGGGCAACGTGGTTGGAGCCCGACCCAATCCATCGATGCTTCACTGATGGAAACCTGGTGACAGGTGCTGCCTGGCCTGGCCACCCTGAATTCGTGGCTCAATTTATGGCGCTTCTTGGCCTGAGCGTGTCGTTTTAG